One window of Dermacentor andersoni chromosome 7, qqDerAnde1_hic_scaffold, whole genome shotgun sequence genomic DNA carries:
- the LOC126534701 gene encoding glycine receptor subunit alpha-2-like: MVGTYVPSALLVVCSWPAFWLATTERLSLCGTLLLALTRQSATAQRALPPSVALTTVDWWMSGCIGLVLAVIVETTAAYFEDVILPAAWRVHRVMPREAATKDRPDYAKHLLLHLVSVARPPGRMDAVACLLFPGAFLLFNACYWASMYGG, from the exons ATGGTGGGCACATACGTGCCGAGCGCCCTGTTGGTGGTGTGCTCGTGGCCCGCCTTCTGGCTCGCGACCACCGAGCGCCTCTCGCTGTGCGGCACTCTGCTGCTGGCGCTGACTCGGCAGAGCGCTACGGCACAGCGCGCGTTGCCGCCTTCCGTCGCCCTCACGACCGTGGACTGGTGGATGAGCGGCTGCATCGGCCTCGTGCTGGCCGTCATCGTGGAGACCACCGCCGCCTACTTCGAGGACGTG ATCCTGCCTGCTGCCTGGCGTGTTCATCGGGTGATGCCTCGAGAAGCTGCAACCAAGGATCGCCCTGATTACGCCAAACACCTGCTGCTCCACTTGGTTTCAGTAGCGCGGCCCCCAGGACGCATGGACGCCGTCGCTTGCCTGCTTTTTCCTGGAGCCTTCCTGCTTTTCAACGCATGCTACTGGGCTAGCATGTACGGCGGCTGA